In Nymphaea colorata isolate Beijing-Zhang1983 chromosome 3, ASM883128v2, whole genome shotgun sequence, a genomic segment contains:
- the LOC116249809 gene encoding B-box zinc finger protein 32-like, whose amino-acid sequence MARRNCELCAGEASVFCLPDSAFLCWSCDARVHDANFLVARHLRRPVCSSCQKPAGGAFSGAVVSPLWLFCNSCKGEEDEEEEEESSSAESYAAAGVREKAGCGMKRADSASMATTTEEEEEGPRVAMRRRNGRSSRRRHGMVGQMDARAEEVLERWGRRLGLRNACASVPLAMHAFEVRAQRMGAGCSVRVWLAGSLWLGVRLCERKAGQEGLLRKLESVGGVPSRIILLAESKLSRMLKLRVEEEGWAECSS is encoded by the coding sequence ATGGCGAGGAGGAATTGCGAGCTCTGCGCGGGCGAGGCCTCCGTCTTCTGTCTGCCCGACTCCGCGTTCCTCTGCTGGTCATGCGACGCCAGGGTCCACGACGCCAACTTTCTCGTCGCCCGGCACCTCCGGCGGCCTGTCTGTTCTTCCTGCCAGAAACCCGCCGGAGGTGCCTTCTCTGGGGCCGTGGTTTCGCCGTTGTGGCTATTTTGCAACTCGTGCAAGGGGGAGgaagacgaggaggaggaggaagagtcTTCGAGCGCGGAGTCGTACGCTGCGGCTGGGGTGAGGGAGAAGGCGGGCTGCGGAATGAAGAGGGCGGATAGCGCGTCGATGGCGACTACcacggaggaggaggaggagggtcCGAGGGTagcgatgaggaggaggaacGGCAGAAGCAGCAGGAGGCGGCACGGGATGGTTGGACAGATGGACGCGAGGGCGGAGGAGGTGCTGGAGCGGTGGGGGAGGAGGCTGGGGCTGCGAAACGCCTGCGCTTCGGTGCCGCTTGCGATGCACGCGTTCGAGGTGCGCGCGCAGAGGATGGGGGCGGGGTGTTCGGTGAGGGTGTGGCTGGCGGGGTCGCTGTGGCTCGGGGTGAGGCTGTGCGAGAGGAAGGCGGGGCAGGAAGGGTTGCTGAGGAAGCTGGAGTCCGTCGGTGGGGTGCCCTCCAGGATCATCCTGCTGGCGGAGTCGAAGTTATCGCGGATGCTGAAGCTGAGGGTTGAGGAAGAGGGATGGGCCGAATGCTCCTCCTGA
- the LOC116249970 gene encoding UDP-glucosyltransferase 29-like produces MEKASAGGRRPRVVMLPWLGHSHIFAFLELSRKLVQRGLTVFFCSTPSNLAAIEAKLRQDAYAQIKPMEIRLPPTPGLPPNCESPATLPHSLIPLLSKTFDSLGPAFLELLRDVDPDCVIHDVLPWAPAAASELGILAIPFLTVGSAATSYIFGKAKGGHDFPWKRRLPDACALLKMDEALDDADGRVSIKQRMADCLDKSGSIVACKTHVEIESGFLDYLSAMTRKRAIPVGLLLPEGGDEQCRQAEWLDRQPGGSVVYAAFGSEYFMTKDEIREIALGLELCGLPFIWVVRFVHGPDGGEEMSLEESLPSGFLERVTGGGGRGMVVGGWASQMKILSHGSVGGFLTHCGWGSLTEGIGSGVPLIALPLHLEQPINAQVAAGELGVGVMVEREEDGGFKGNKIAKGIRRVMVEEEGAGVRRAAEELAKRIGSERDADLEVVVNEVKSFACKRRERGAKDGKQ; encoded by the coding sequence ATGGAGAAGGCGTCGGCAGGCGGACGGCGGCCTCGCGTGGTGATGCTGCCATGGCTCGGCCACAGCCACATCTTCGCTTTCCTAGAGCTGTCGAGGAAGCTGGTGCAACGAGGCCTTACCGTCTTCTTCTGCTCCACCCCTTCAAACCTTGCTGCCATCGAAGCCAAGCTGCGTCAAGACGCTTATGCCCAAATCAAGCCCATGGAGATCCGTCTGCCGCCAACCCCAGGCCTTCCCCCTAACTGTGAGTCCCCCGCCACCCTACCCCACAGCCTCATTCCTTTGCTCTCAAAGACCTTCGATTCTTTGGGGCCCGCCTTCCTGGAGCTCCTTCGTGACGTCGACCCCGACTGCGTGATCCATGACGTTCTACCATGGGCGCCCGCCGCTGCCTCCGAGCTCGGCATCTTGGCCATCCCCTTCTTGACCGTCGGCTCCGCGGCCACGTCCTACATCTTTGGGAAGGCGAAAGGAGGCCATGACTTCCCGTGGAAACGCCGTCTCCCCGACGCTTGTGCTCTCCTGAAGATGGACGAAGCTCTTGACGACGCCGATGGTCGCGTGAGTATCAAGCAGAGAATGGCAGATTGCTTGGACAAGTCCGGCAGCATTGTCGCTTGCAAGACGCACGTGGAGATTGAATCCGGGTTTTTGGATTACTTATCGGCGATGACGAGGAAGAGAGCAATTCCAGTGGGCCTTCTGCTTCCCGAAGGAGGCGATGAGCAGTGTCGGCAGGCGGAGTGGCTGGACAGGCAACCGGGGGGCTCGGTTGTCTACGCCGCATTCGGATCCGAGTATTTCATGACGAAGGATGAGATACGAGAGATTGCGCTGGGGCTGGAGCTCTGCGGCCTGCCCTTCATTTGGGTGGTGCGCTTTGTCCATGGTCCGGACGGCGGGGAGGAGATGAGCTTGGAAGAATCTTTGCCGAGCGGGTTCCTGGAGAGAGTGACCGGCGGAGGAGGTCGGGGGATGGTGGTCGGCGGTTGGGCATCTCAGATGAAGATACTGAGCCATGGATCCGTCGGTGGCTTCCTCACGCACTGCGGGTGGGGGTCACTGACGGAAGGTATCGGGAGCGGAGTGCCTCTGATAGCCTTGCCCTTGCACCTGGAGCAGCCAATCAATGCTCAGGTAGCCGCAGGCGAGTTGGGAGTTGGAGTGATGGTGGAAAGGGAAGAAGATGGTGGGTTCAAGGGGAACAAGATAGCCAAGGGCATCAGAAGGGTGATGGTGGAGGAAGAGGGCGCGGGAGTCCGGAGAGCTGCCGAGGAGCTGGCCAAGAGGATCGGTTCTGAGAGGGATGCGGATCTTGAAGTGGTGGTGAATGAAGTCAAGAGTTTCGCATGCAAAAGGAGGGAACGCGGAGCCAAAGACGGCAAACAATGA
- the LOC116251287 gene encoding uncharacterized protein LOC116251287, whose translation MSNKRTNSLPHNGDEFYRHTLLCHLTGLKPSACISRLSTMLTTLNHKVRRLCSRFRCLRRKKTKTKIVIKRLNRDDVVAEKLSAELEAVRVNEQLQVPDAARIIRVATFNVALFSMAPAAPKEHNHGKEIARGGGGGSWRQSVESGVSGMYAGDRPKGILKQNLPVNSVKNSAEHRAKQQKVGRTKLRVSINLPDNEISMEKSRQLNSPGRHDELITRAISMDHNRHRDGKAPLLSSYSFPSHRTSSNRENFKTDRTIMEILKEVDADLLALQDVKAQEEKGMKPLSELAEALGMKYVFAESWAPDYGNAVLSKWPIKRWHVQKIFDDTDIRNVLKVVVDIPSTGEINFHCTHLDHLDENWRMKQVKATVEADDSPHLLAGCLNSLDETDYSEERWTDMVKYYEEIGKPTPKAEVMKFLKARKYIDAKNFAGECESVVVLAKGQDVQGTCKYGTRVDYILASPNSPYKFVPRSYTVVSSKGTSDHHLVKVDIQIADAPEGASRRHSSRPRMVKMRTHSSRGIWRTES comes from the exons ATGTCTAACAAGAGAACGAACAGTTTGCCTCATAATGGCGACGAATTTTACAGGCACACATTGCTCTGTCATCTCACTGGACTGAAGCCTTCTGCATGCATAAGCCGCCTGTCCACCATGCTGACGACTCTCAACCATAAAGTTAGGCGTCTCTGCTCCAGATTCCGGTGCCTACGCCGGAAAAAGACCAAGACCAAGATAGTCATCAAAAGGCTCAACAGGGACGATGTTGTCGCAGAAAAATTATCGGCAGAACTGGAGGCAGTAAGAGTAAACGAGCAATTACAGGTACCGGACGCCGCCAGGATCATCCGGGTTGCCACGTTTAACGTTGCTTTGTTCTCGATGGCGCCTGCTGCCCCCAAGGAACATAACCATGGGAAAGAGATCGCCCGTGGAGGGGGAGGGGGTAGTTGGAGGCAGTCCGTTGAATCTGGTGTCAGTGGCATGTACGCAGGTGATCGACCAAAAGGCATTCTCAAGCAAAATTTGCCCGTCAACTCTGTCAAGAACTCCGCTGAGCATAGGGCAAAGCAGCAGAAAGTTGGGAGAACAAAACTAAGGGTCTCAATTAATCTTCCTGACAATGAAATCTCGATGGAGAAGAGCAGACAGCTTAACAGTCCTGGAAGACATGACGAATTAATTACGCGTGCAATTAGTATGGATCATAATAGACACAGAGATGGAAAGGCTCCCCTACTATCAAGTTACAGCTTTCCTTCTCATAGAACGAGCAGTAACAGAGAGAACTTCAAAACAGATAGAACAATTATGGAAATCCTGAAAGAGGTCGACGCCGATCTTTTGGCTCTGCAAGACGTGAAAGCACAGGAAGAGAAAGGCATGAAACCTCTTTCTGAGTTAGCAGAAGCTTTGGGGATGAAATATGTGTTTGCAGAAAGCTGGGCGCCTGACTATGGGAATGCCGTTCTCTCGAAATGGCCCATAAAGAGATGGCACGTTCAAAAGATCTTCGATGATACCGATATCAG AAATGTGTTGAAAGTTGTAGTCGACATACCCTCAACAGGGGAAATCAATTTCCACTGCACACATCTTGACCATTTGGACGAGAATTGGAGGATGAAGCAGGTAAAGGCTACAGTAGAAGCTGATGATTCGCCACACCTATTAGCAGGGTGCCTCAACTCCCTTGACGAAACAGACTATTCTGAAGAACGTTGGACAGACATGGTTAAg TATTATGAGGAAATCGGGAAACCAACTCCAAAGGCAGAGGtgatgaaatttctaaaagcAAGGAAGTACATTGATGCAAAGAATTTCGCAGGAGAGTGTGAATCTGTCGTTGTCCTTGCAAAGGGACAAG ATGTGCAAGGAACATGCAAATATGGGACACGAGTTGACTACATCCTAGCGTCTCCAAATTCTCCCTACAAATTCGTCCCCCGATCATACACCGTCGTCTCCTCCAAAGGGACCTCAGACCACCACCTGGTGAAAGTCGACATTCAGATAGCCGACGCCCCAGAAGGAGCCAGTAGACGCCACAGCAGCAGGCCGAGGATGGTAAAGATGAGGACTCATTCGTCTAGAGGCATATGGAGAACGGAGTCATGA
- the LOC116250999 gene encoding elongation factor 1-gamma-like, with translation MALVLHAGSTNKNAFKALIAAEYVGVKVELAKNFDMGSIKTPEFLKMNPIGKVPVLETPEGPVFESNAIARYVVRLKGDAGLYGSSLIDYGHVEQWIDFASLEIDANIMLWLRPRMGFAVYLPPAEESAIAALKRALGALNTYLASHTYLVGHSVTLADIVMTCNLYLGFIRLMTKSFTSEFPHVERYFWTLVHQPNFHKILGEVKQTESVPPIQSVKKPGQPKEAAKPKAKEEPKKEVKKEAPKPKVVEDADEEEAPKPKPKNPLDLLPPSKMILDEWKRLYSNTKTNFREVAIKGFWDMYDPEGYSLWFCDYKYNDENTVSFVTLNKVTGFLQRMDLARKYAFGKMLIIGSEPPFKVKGVWLFRGQEIPPFVLEECYDMELYDWRKVDINDEAQKERVNAMIEDQEPFEGEALLDAKCFK, from the exons ATGGCACTG GTTTTGCATGCTGGGAGCACAAATAAAAATGCATTCAAGGCACTTATTGCAGCCGAGTATGTAGGAGTGAAAGTAGAGTTGGCCAAAAACTTTGATATGGGCTCAATTAAAACCCCtgagtttttgaaaatgaaccCCATCGGAAAG GTTCCTGTATTGGAAACACCAGAAGGACCTGTATTTGAGAGCAATGCAATAGCACGCTATG TTGTACGATTAAAGGGTGATGCTGGACTTTATGGATCGTCCTTGATTGATTAT GGTCATGTTGAGCAATggattgattttgcttctctCGAGATTGATGCAAATATTATGCTGTGGCTGAGGCCAAGGATGGGTTTTGCTGTATACCTTCCCCCG GCTGAGGAATCTGCTATTGCTGCTTTAAAGAGGGCCCTTGGTGCTCTGAATACTTACCTTGCGTCCCATACATACTTGGTTGGCCATTCAGTGACACTTGCTGACATTGTTATGACCTGCAATTTGTATCTGGGGTTCATTCGGTTGATGACCAAGAGTTTCACTTCTGAGTTCCCGCATGTTGAGAGGTACTTCTGGACTCTAGTTCATCAACCCAACTTCCATAAGATTTTGGGTGAGGTCAAGCAGACAGAGTCTGTTCCACCTATCCAGTCTGTTAAAAAACCTGGTCAGCCTAAGGAAGCAGCAAAACCTAAAGCGAAGGAGGAGCCGAAGAAAGAGGTCAAGAAAGAGGCACCGAAGCCCAAGGTAGTCGAGGATGCAGATGAAGAGGAGGCTCCCAAACCAAAGCCTAAAAATCCACTTGATCTTTTGCCGCCAAGTAAGATGATTCTGGATGAATGGAAAAGATTGTATTCTAACACTAAGACCAACTTCCGCGAGGTTGCCATAAAAG GATTCTGGGACATGTACGATCCGGAGGGTTATTCTTTGTGGTTCTGCGACTACAAATACAACGATGAGAACACTGTATCCTTTGTCACATTGAACAAAGTCACTGGCTTCCTTCAGAGGATGGATCTTGCCCGCAAGTATGCATTCGGGAAAATGCTGATTATTGGATCTGAGCCACCATTCAAGGTGAAAGGAGTGTGGCTCTTCCGAGGTCAGGAGATCCCGCCTTTTGTTCTGGAGGAATGCTACGACATGGAGCTCTATGACTGGAGGAAGGTGGACATCAATGACGAGGCCCAGAAAGAGCGCGTGAATGCGATGATTGAAGATCAAGAGCCTTTCGAGGGTGAGGCGCTATTGGATGCCAAGTGTTTCAAGTGA
- the LOC116250917 gene encoding protein DMP2-like — MAEAGRASAFGISNTTPSLSFSFSSHSVASKAMAGASNLLKLLPTGTVIVFQFLSPLLSNNGDCHLANKFATGALLILCAASCAFSCFTDSFSGSDGKTYYGIATRSGMLVFGGHSSIDLSVHRLRFGDFIHAFFSVFVLAAVALLDTKTAVCYYPSLLRKEKALAVALPPVVGAISSFVFTVFPNKRRGIGYAEVPSTTK; from the coding sequence atggcggAAGCCGGCAGAGCTTCAGCATTCGGCATCTCAAACACCACCCCTTCCTTGTCATTCTCCTTTTCGTCTCATAGCGTGGCCAGCAAGGCGATGGCTGGGGCGTCTAACCTGCTGAAGCTGCTGCCAACGGGCACGGTCATCGTCTTCCAGTTCCTGTCTCCCCTGCTGTCCAACAATGGCGATTGCCACCTCGCCAACAAGTTTGCCACCGGTGCGCTCCTCATCCTCTGCGCAGCTTCCTGCGCCTTCTCCTGCTTTACCGACAGCTTCTCCGGTTCCGACGGCAAGACGTACTACGGCATTGCCACCCGTAGCGGCATGCTCGTCTTTGGTGGCCACTCCTCCATCGATCTCTCTGTTCACCGCCTCAGGTTCGGCGACTTCATCCACGCCTTCTTCTCAGTCTTCGTCCTTGCAGCTGTGGCTCTCCTCGACACCAAAACCGCCGTTTGCTACTACCCTTCGCTGCTGAGGAAGGAGAAGGCGCTGGCCGTGGCCCTCCCTCCAGTGGTAGGCGCCATCTCAAGCTTCGTCTTCACGGTTTTTCCCAACAAGCGCCGGGGGATTGGGTACGCAGAGGTCCCAAGCACGACCAAGTAG